In Natronococcus sp. AD-5, the genomic window GTGTGCGGCACGCAGACGGTGTCGTCCTCGCCGCGGTCGACGGTGTCCCAGACTCTCGGATATCCCCGGTCCGCCGCGGCGAAGACGCTCTCGTGACCGACGTCGCGCGGGGTGCCCCACCGTTCGGGACCGCGGTAGGAAATGTGCTCGTAGGTCCAGTCCTCGAGCGCGCGCCAGGCCCCGATCGCGGCCAGGGCGCCGATCCGGCCGCGGCCGTTGCCGGCGTGCCACGCGCGGTACCCGTGGCGGTCGATCAGCGCCGTCGCGTCGGCGCGCTCGAGGAGGGTCCGGAATGCGCGGCGAGCGAACGAACGGACGTCGTCGGGCGCTTCGTTCGGTCCGTGATCGGCGACGACCAGGCCCGGGTGCGTCCGGTCGTCGGCCGTCTCCGCGAGCGCCTCGAGGCGCTCGCGGGCGATCGCGAACGCCCGGTCGGGATCGCAGTCGGTGTGGATCGCCAGCGCGGCGTTACCGCGAGTCTTGTACTCGACGGCGGGATTGAGCCGGACGAGCAGTAGCCGCGAAACGTCCGCCCCCGCCCGTCGCAGCCGCTGTGCGATCTCGTTCGCGGCGTACGTCGTACACATCCCGCGCTCGCGGGAGTCGGTATCGTCGAGCCCGACGACGGTCATCGTGGGTGCTTGCCGGGCGAGCGAGTAACCGCTTTCGGGACGGCCGCCGCCGGTGCGAACGGCTATAAAAGTATACTGGCGATAGTACGGCGAATCGCCACCCCGCATCCGGATATCCCTGGGGCAACGCTCATATAGATGGAATCACTTACGTTCCTCTATGTCCCGCCCCGCACTGGTCGGCAACGTCACCGCGATGTTAGAGGACGCGGGATTCGTGGTCAGCGACCGGTGTGCGATCCGGCCGAAAAGCTTCGACGTCGCCGCGCGGCGCGGCGACGACCTGTTACTCGTGAAGATCCTCGGGAACATCGACGCGTTCAACGAGGAGACCGGTCACGAGATGCGCCGCCTCGGAACCTACCTCCAGGCGACTCCGCTCGTCCTCGGCCTGCGCAGCCGCGACGAAGATCTCAAACCCGACGTCGTCTACTTCCGACACGGCGTCCCCGTCCTCAGCCCCGACACGGCGTACAACCTGTTCGTCGAGAACGTCCCGCCGCTGATCTACGCCGCACCCGGCGGGCTCTACGTCAACATCGACGGCGACCTGCTCGCCGACGAGCGCGAGGACCGCGACCTGAGCCTCGGCCAGCTCGCGAGCCAGCTCGGCGTCTCCCGGCGCACCGTCTCGAAGTACGAGGACGGCATGAACGCCTCCGTCGAGGTCGCGATGGCCTTAGAGGAGCTGTTCGACGCGCCCCTGACCAGCCCCGTCGACGTCCTCGAGGGCGCCGACGAGGTCCACGAGAGCGAGTCGACGCCGGACGATCCGGCGGCCGACCCGACCGACGAACGAGTCGTCGCCGTCTTCACGCGGGCCGGCTACCAGGTCCATCCGACCGTTCGCTCGCCGTTCAAGGCGGTCAGCGAAGACGAAGACGACAGCGGCGTCGTCCTGACCGGACACTCCGAGTTCACGAAGGCCGCCGAGAAGCGCGCCCGGATCATGAGTTCGATCGGTCGCGTGACTCGCACCCAGTCCGTGTACATCGTCGACCGCGCGAAACGCGAGTCAGTCGACGGGACCGCGCTCGTCGAACGCGAGGAGCTCGAGGAGCTCCGCGACGCGGGCGACCTTCGGGCGGTCATCCGGGAGCGCGCGGAGCACGAAGAGGCGGCCTGATTCTCCGCGGCCGTTCCGCAGTGTTCACGCGCTGAACGGCGCTGTTGCTCGTCGTTACGGCGTAACTCGGAGATACCGTGACTGGTGAGACGAATCGCGAAGAGAAACGCTCCGCAGTCGGCTGTCAGGCGTAGGTTTCCTCGAGGTACTCGACGATGTCGTCGCTCTCGTGCATTCCTTCGACGCCCTCGGCCTCGTCGGTGATGACCGGAACGCCGGTCTGACCGCTGACGCGCTCGACCTCGGTGCGATCCCCGTGAGATCGGGGCACCTCGATCACGTCGTAGTCGATCTCGAGGTCGTCGAGCTTCGTGCGGACTTTCGCACAGTACGGACAGCCGGGGAGTTCGTACAGCGTAATAGCAGCCATAGCGGGCAGTATACGATAGACGGTCAAGAGATCACCGGTTGGATAACGGGTTGCCGCAACCGCCGACGCGGTCAGAACGTGACGGACCCCGCCTCGACCGAGAAGTAGACGACGAAGTAGACGATGAACGCGAGCGCCAGTAGCCACTGACCGAGAGAGACGTCCTCGCGCTCGCCCATCGACGCCTTGAGCAGCGGGTAGCTGATGATCCCGGCGGCGAGTCCGTTCGCGATCGACGTCGTCAGCGGCATGATCGTGATCGTCAATCCGGCGGTGATCGCCCACGCGGGATCCTGCCAGTCGATGTCGGTGACGCCCTGCAGCATGATGATCCCGACGACGACCAGCGCCAGGTAGGTGGCGTACTGGGGGACCGCCTGCATCAGCGGGACGACGAACAGCGCGAACGCGAACAGCGCGCCGACGACCAGCGCCGTGAAGCCGGTCCGGCCGCCTTCCTCGACGCCGGCCGAGGATTCGATGTACGTCGTCACGGTCGAGGTACCCATCATCGCGCCGAACGTGGTACCGATCGCGTCGGCCATCAGCGGCTTCTCGATCTCCGGTAGATCACCCCGCTCGTCGAGGAAGCCGCCGATCTGCGAGACGCCGATGAGCGTCCCCGCGGTGTCGAAGAAGTCGACGAAGAAGAACGTGAACACGACCAGCGCGAAGACGAGCGGATCGTCGCCGATCATTCCCAGCCCGTCGACGAAGCCCCAGAACAGCGGCGTGAAGTCGTACTGGACGGAGCCGAGCATCGAGAGGAAGCCGTCGTTCGTCACCTGGTCGTAGGAGCCCTCGGGCGTGAGTATCCCGGGCGAAACCGCGCCGGCGAGCGTGAGCCCCCAGCCGGCAACGGCCGTCGTGACGATGCCGATGATGATCGACCCGCGCACGCCGCGAGCGTACAGCAACAGCGTCAGGGCGAGCCCCGCGAGCGAGAGCGCGGCAACCGGACTCTGGAGAACGTTGCCGAGCGTAACGAGCGTTGCATCGTCCGGGACGACGAGTTCGATCTCCTGCAGTCCGAGAAAGAGCAGAAACACGCCGATACCGGCCCCGACTGAGAACTTGACCGGCTCGGGGAACAGTTCGATGATGTAGCGGCGCGCGCCGACGGCGGTGAGCGCGATGAAGACGATTCCCTCGACGAAGACGGCCGCGAGCGCGAGTTGCCACGGAACGCCGAGGAGAACGACGACGGTGAACGTGAAGAACGCGTTCAGCCCCATCCCCGGCGCCAGTCCGAACGGCCTGTTCGCGTAGAACGCCATCACGAGGATGGCGACGATCGAGGCGAGGATCGTCACGACGGCGATCATCTGGATGATCTCGCCCTCGCCGTAGACCGTTCCGTTGATAGTCGCCTCGCCCTGGAACTCGCCGGTTTCGTGGTTCCAGAGGATCGCGCCGCTCAGGATCGCCGGGTTCACCACGATGATGTACGCCATCGCCAGGAACGTCGTGACGCCGGCGAGCGTTTCCGTCCGCAAGTCCGTATCGTACTCGTCGAATCCGAAGTACTCCGCGACTCTGTCGGAAGCCCCCATGTTGGATGCACGAGCATAACCAGACCGCTCAGTTAAAGTTTCCCGTCTTCGATCGCGGTTTTGTAAGCACGTTTGTGGATATATTCCGGTAACCGCGGTCGCGAACGGGGTTACCAAACGACGCATCCGATGGATCCGCTCTCGTCCGCGAGACGAGCCGGATCGAACGAACGTATTTGACCCCCGAGCACGTACCTGCGTACCATGCGATTTGTCATCGTGGGGTACGGACGAGTCGGATCGCGGACGGCGCGCATCCTGAACGAGGAGGGACACGACGCCGTCATCGTCGACAAGGATCCCGACCGGGTCGAACGCGCCCGGAACGACGAGTTCGAGACGATCCGGGGCGACGGCGCCGACGAGGAGGTGCTGCTCGAGGCGGGGATCGATACCGCGGACGCGGTCGGCGCGTTCACGCCGGACCTCAACGCCAACTTCGCGGCCTGCATGGTCGGCAAACACCACGACTGTCGCACCGTCATGCGGATCGACGAGGACTACCGCGAGGACATCTACGAGAAGTACGCCGAAGACGTCGACGAGATCATTTACCCCGAACGGCTCGGCGCGGCGGGCGCGAAAACGGCCATGCTCGGCGGGGATTTCAACGTCGTCGCCGACCTCGCTACCAACCTCCAGCTGACCGTCCTCGAGATCCGCGACGGATCGCCCGCGGTCGGGAAGCGGATAAGCGAACTCGAGCTCCCCGAATCCGCGCGGATCTACGCGCACGGTCGTGCGCGCGAGTCGCTGACGATTCCGCTCCCGGGAACCGAACTGGACGTCGGCGACGAGGTCGCTATCATCACCGAGACGGATAGCGTCGAAGACGTTCGGGCGGCGCTGTTGCCCGCGTCCGCTTGATCGGCGAGAAAGGGGGATGGAAGCAGGTATCGCGTGGGCGCGGCCAAAGTGGGGGGACGGGGTTCGTACAGTCCGCGCCCGTTATCTTCATCGGAGTCACCCGTGATAAAACTGCGTCAGACGGCCGAATGACGCGAGCCGGGCCGACTCAGCCGTCGTTCTCGAGTCGGAAGACGAGCACGTTCTGGTGGACCATCGACGGAACGAACGAGAACGGATAGCCGTAGACGTGGAGATCCTTCGTCGGGTCGTACCAGACAAGGTTCGCCGCGAGCGAAAGCGACGCGGTCGATTCGATCGCCCGCGCGAGGTCCGCCGACAGGAACTCGTAGGACTGGTCGCGGTACATGTCGCCGATGAAGACGACCGCGTGGCCGTCCGGCGCCACCGCGTCGGCGAACCGGTCGAACTTCTCGGCCAGGTCGGCGAGCCACTCCGCTTTCGTTCGGGTCGCGTCCTCGGTCTCGGCGCCGTCCCCGTCCCCGTCTCCGGCGTCGGCTTCGTCCGCATCGAACGTACCGAGTTTGCTCTCGCGGATCTCGCGCGTATTGCGGGTCTGCTCGAGTTCGTCCATGTGCCAGTACGGCACGTCGGTCAGCAGGAGATCGACCGAATCGGCGGGGACGTCGTCGATCAGGTCGGCGCAGTCGCCGCGGCGCATGTCCTGTTCGGCGAGGGGCGGCTCTCCGCGGGCGCACCGCTCCTCGTTCTCGCGCTCGAGGACGTCCCCGTAAACGTCGACCCAGCGCTCGTTGCGCTCGAATCCGATCGCCTCGCGGAGCCCGGTTCCCTCGTGTTCGCAGAAGCTCGCGCCGAGCAAGGTGCCGCCGACGCCGGCGAACGGATCGAGGACGGTGTCGCCGGCCTTGCTGAACCGGCCGATCAGCTCCGCACAGAGTCGCGGCGGCTTCTGTCCGCCGTGTTCGCTCCGCAGGTCGTGCTGGACGTCCGGCGGGTACCCCTCCGCGATGACGGATTTCGTCGCGTACTTCCACTCCTTGCCGGTGAGGTCGTTGACCCGGTTGCGCTCGTCGTAGATCCCCCGCCCCTCGACGTAGCGCTGGTGGTCGGCGAGGCGGTCCGTGTCGATCACGTCGCCGTCTTCGACCGGCAAGGATTCGTCTCGAGCGCGCTCGGCGTCGAATCCGCCGTCGTCGTCCGTGAACAGCCGACTCTGGCGGTGCCTGTCCCCGTCGTCCATGCGTAGTGTGCGAGTGCTCGCCCGGCGCACTTAAAATGGCGTTCCTCGAGCGAGACGAGGACGGCGGTCGGCTAGCCCGTGTAGGAGCTCTCGCCGACGACCTCGACGAACTCGCCGCGACCCGTCGCGGTCGCGTCGTCGAACTCAGTCACCCGGACGCGGACGCGCTTTTCGACCGTTTCGGGCCCCGCACCCTCGACGATCAGGTGGGTGTCGCCGACGTAGACGTGGCCTTCGTTCCGACTGTTCGACTCCGCGACGAAGACGTCGAGTTCGTCGCCCACGGTGAGCGACGGGGTCGTATCGCGGAACTTCCATCCTTTGAGGTACTTTCTGATGAAACTCATATTCGTGCCACCTCTTCGCTCTCGCGGTCGATAACGTACTCGCGGCCGAAGCCGGTGAGCGCCGCTACGATGAAGACGGCGACCAGCAGCCAGCCCTGGAAGACGAACGGGACGACGTCGATCGGCGTCACGAGCATGTCCGCGGTGAACCAGTCGTACTCGCCGGGCAGTTCCTGCATCGCCGAGTAGCCGGCGAGGACCCCGCCGGACCACGGGAAGATGTAGCCCAATGCGGCCGTCTGGCCGTCCAGGATGTTCGCCCGCCGGTAGCCGTTCAGGTTGAACCGCTCGCCGATCTTCGAGATGTACGGTCCGATCGCGACCTCCGCCGCCGTGTTGATCGTGATGACGGCGTTGATCAGCGCCGCGGAACCGACCATCGTGAGTTCGGCGTTGCGGACGTTCGTCGCGAGGTGATCGATCGACCAGTCCAGGATCGCCTGGAAGGCGCCGCCGCGGATCATGATCTGGGCCGCGGCGATGATCAGCAGGACGAGGATCGCGAGTTCGAAGAATCCGGCCGCGCCGTTGATCAGGCTGCCGCCGACGCCGACGAGGTTGGGATCGTCGACGATCGTCAGGATCGGCAGGAACTCGAGCGGCTCCGCGAGCGGCGCGTTCGGGGGCGCGTTGAACATGACGATGTCGCCGAGCGAGAGCAGCCCCAGCGCGAGGCCGGAGACGGCCGCGACGACGATGCCCCACGAGATCGCCTCGACGATGTGACGACCGGCGACCGCCGTGCCGATCACGACGCCCATCGAGAGCAGGTGCACCAGCCCGACGGGTTCGCTCTCGGCGACGAGCAACTGCTGTGCGTTGCCCCCGCCGTCGAAGCCGGGCATGAACTGGCCGGCGACGAGGTAGCCGCCGAGCGCGATGAGCGCCGCGATGATCACGTACTTGAACCGCGAGGCGACGACCCCGCCGATGTCCGAATCCTGCGTGACGGCGCTGACGATCGTCGTGTCGCTGACCGGCGCGAGGTTGTCCCCGAAGATCGATCCCGAGAGGATCGCGCCGAACAG contains:
- a CDS encoding transcriptional regulator, encoding MSRPALVGNVTAMLEDAGFVVSDRCAIRPKSFDVAARRGDDLLLVKILGNIDAFNEETGHEMRRLGTYLQATPLVLGLRSRDEDLKPDVVYFRHGVPVLSPDTAYNLFVENVPPLIYAAPGGLYVNIDGDLLADEREDRDLSLGQLASQLGVSRRTVSKYEDGMNASVEVAMALEELFDAPLTSPVDVLEGADEVHESESTPDDPAADPTDERVVAVFTRAGYQVHPTVRSPFKAVSEDEDDSGVVLTGHSEFTKAAEKRARIMSSIGRVTRTQSVYIVDRAKRESVDGTALVEREELEELRDAGDLRAVIRERAEHEEAA
- a CDS encoding glutathione S-transferase N-terminal domain-containing protein; translated protein: MAAITLYELPGCPYCAKVRTKLDDLEIDYDVIEVPRSHGDRTEVERVSGQTGVPVITDEAEGVEGMHESDDIVEYLEETYA
- a CDS encoding NCS2 family permease, with the translated sequence MGASDRVAEYFGFDEYDTDLRTETLAGVTTFLAMAYIIVVNPAILSGAILWNHETGEFQGEATINGTVYGEGEIIQMIAVVTILASIVAILVMAFYANRPFGLAPGMGLNAFFTFTVVVLLGVPWQLALAAVFVEGIVFIALTAVGARRYIIELFPEPVKFSVGAGIGVFLLFLGLQEIELVVPDDATLVTLGNVLQSPVAALSLAGLALTLLLYARGVRGSIIIGIVTTAVAGWGLTLAGAVSPGILTPEGSYDQVTNDGFLSMLGSVQYDFTPLFWGFVDGLGMIGDDPLVFALVVFTFFFVDFFDTAGTLIGVSQIGGFLDERGDLPEIEKPLMADAIGTTFGAMMGTSTVTTYIESSAGVEEGGRTGFTALVVGALFAFALFVVPLMQAVPQYATYLALVVVGIIMLQGVTDIDWQDPAWAITAGLTITIMPLTTSIANGLAAGIISYPLLKASMGEREDVSLGQWLLALAFIVYFVVYFSVEAGSVTF
- a CDS encoding potassium channel family protein; the encoded protein is MRFVIVGYGRVGSRTARILNEEGHDAVIVDKDPDRVERARNDEFETIRGDGADEEVLLEAGIDTADAVGAFTPDLNANFAACMVGKHHDCRTVMRIDEDYREDIYEKYAEDVDEIIYPERLGAAGAKTAMLGGDFNVVADLATNLQLTVLEIRDGSPAVGKRISELELPESARIYAHGRARESLTIPLPGTELDVGDEVAIITETDSVEDVRAALLPASA
- a CDS encoding DNA methyltransferase, whose product is MDDGDRHRQSRLFTDDDGGFDAERARDESLPVEDGDVIDTDRLADHQRYVEGRGIYDERNRVNDLTGKEWKYATKSVIAEGYPPDVQHDLRSEHGGQKPPRLCAELIGRFSKAGDTVLDPFAGVGGTLLGASFCEHEGTGLREAIGFERNERWVDVYGDVLERENEERCARGEPPLAEQDMRRGDCADLIDDVPADSVDLLLTDVPYWHMDELEQTRNTREIRESKLGTFDADEADAGDGDGDGAETEDATRTKAEWLADLAEKFDRFADAVAPDGHAVVFIGDMYRDQSYEFLSADLARAIESTASLSLAANLVWYDPTKDLHVYGYPFSFVPSMVHQNVLVFRLENDG
- a CDS encoding DUF7513 family protein, with product MSFIRKYLKGWKFRDTTPSLTVGDELDVFVAESNSRNEGHVYVGDTHLIVEGAGPETVEKRVRVRVTEFDDATATGRGEFVEVVGESSYTG
- a CDS encoding Na+/H+ antiporter NhaC family protein: MSTDNSGPGDSDPSESFVAGTEDDEPRITFYGGRGMSAFPIAFFIVWAVLQTAFWRISDEGGLVVGILLGLILGMFFVRGNWKTYANTIFEGMTQPVAVTAIVAWIWAGMFAQLLQDGGFVDGLVWLADVGGIGATLFPALTFVLSALFTTGIGTGYGSAIAFVLLFFPAGLLLGANPILLFGAILSGSIFGDNLAPVSDTTIVSAVTQDSDIGGVVASRFKYVIIAALIALGGYLVAGQFMPGFDGGGNAQQLLVAESEPVGLVHLLSMGVVIGTAVAGRHIVEAISWGIVVAAVSGLALGLLSLGDIVMFNAPPNAPLAEPLEFLPILTIVDDPNLVGVGGSLINGAAGFFELAILVLLIIAAAQIMIRGGAFQAILDWSIDHLATNVRNAELTMVGSAALINAVITINTAAEVAIGPYISKIGERFNLNGYRRANILDGQTAALGYIFPWSGGVLAGYSAMQELPGEYDWFTADMLVTPIDVVPFVFQGWLLVAVFIVAALTGFGREYVIDRESEEVARI